One Syntrophales bacterium DNA segment encodes these proteins:
- a CDS encoding AMP-binding protein — MFTRPSLNIVDCIAFNAKFRGDRVAFICGEHRINWREFNKYTNKIANSLVKSGLKKGEKVGLLCLNSIDAIAVLFGTMKAGGVIVPLSLLLTPQMIACLVKDAACRFFFTDSYLKPLADFSLLEVDSIPKEKRISIGFEEERYTSLQSFIDESSEDLPNVLLNDDDEACIIYSSGTTGAPKGIIHTHLSRTMFALSMTISAGGISASTVMIATTPLFANTFWGTIMPTMFAGGTTVMLTMFSPGGFLEAVHKERGKIAMMVPTQFQGVLNHPDLNKYDVSSLSLLICAGATLPVPLKKQIIEKFGNILTEAYGITEGIATNILPEYILEKPTSVGIPVFGADVRIIDDEGKGLPAGEVGEIAGYSHWFMKGYHNNPQATAEMVWLDESGRTFMRTGDMGRLDDDGFLYIVDRKRDMIVSGGLNVFAVDIEGILQQHEEIKDVAVIAIPHDKWGETPLALVIRKPGAKSTEEEIKEWANAKLAKYQRIGRVEFREEDFPRNVLGKVLKRVLREPYWNDRS, encoded by the coding sequence ATGTTTACCAGGCCCAGTTTAAACATCGTGGATTGTATTGCATTCAACGCAAAATTCCGGGGAGATCGTGTCGCTTTCATCTGCGGCGAGCATCGCATCAACTGGAGGGAATTTAACAAGTACACCAATAAGATAGCTAATTCCCTTGTCAAATCGGGCCTCAAGAAAGGCGAAAAGGTCGGTTTGCTATGTCTCAACAGCATAGATGCCATCGCGGTATTGTTCGGAACCATGAAAGCAGGAGGAGTCATTGTCCCGCTCTCGTTATTATTAACCCCGCAAATGATTGCCTGCCTTGTGAAGGATGCGGCGTGCAGATTCTTTTTTACGGATTCATATTTAAAGCCGCTTGCCGATTTTTCCCTGCTGGAGGTTGACTCGATTCCAAAGGAAAAACGCATCTCCATCGGGTTCGAAGAGGAGAGATACACATCGTTACAGTCTTTTATCGATGAGTCATCGGAAGACCTGCCGAATGTCTTGCTGAATGATGATGACGAGGCATGCATTATCTATTCATCCGGAACCACCGGAGCACCGAAGGGCATTATCCATACGCATCTATCGAGAACGATGTTTGCCCTTTCCATGACGATATCTGCAGGTGGGATTAGCGCTTCAACGGTCATGATTGCAACGACGCCGCTCTTTGCCAACACCTTCTGGGGAACGATCATGCCCACGATGTTCGCCGGCGGGACAACGGTCATGTTGACCATGTTTTCACCCGGTGGATTTCTGGAGGCTGTTCATAAAGAACGAGGAAAAATTGCGATGATGGTGCCGACGCAGTTCCAGGGGGTCCTCAACCATCCGGATTTGAACAAGTATGACGTTTCCAGTCTTTCCTTGCTGATCTGTGCGGGAGCAACATTACCGGTCCCCTTGAAAAAGCAGATCATTGAAAAATTCGGCAATATCCTCACGGAAGCGTACGGAATAACGGAGGGTATAGCCACAAACATCCTGCCGGAATATATCCTGGAGAAGCCGACTTCCGTCGGCATTCCTGTATTTGGCGCCGACGTGCGAATCATCGACGACGAAGGCAAGGGGCTTCCTGCAGGCGAAGTGGGTGAGATTGCAGGATATTCTCACTGGTTCATGAAGGGCTATCACAACAATCCCCAAGCCACCGCGGAGATGGTCTGGCTTGATGAGAGCGGCCGCACCTTCATGCGTACCGGCGATATGGGACGGCTTGATGACGACGGGTTCCTGTATATCGTCGATCGCAAAAGAGACATGATCGTATCCGGCGGCCTCAATGTGTTTGCCGTCGACATTGAGGGTATTCTCCAGCAGCATGAAGAGATTAAAGACGTGGCGGTTATCGCCATCCCGCACGACAAATGGGGGGAGACTCCGCTGGCCTTGGTGATCCGGAAACCGGGAGCGAAGAGCACGGAGGAAGAGATAAAGGAATGGGCGAATGCGAAGCTGGCAAAGTATCAGCGGATAGGTCGTGTGGAATTTCGGGAAGAGGACTTCCCTCGCAATGTTCTGGGAAAAGTTCTCAAGCGCGTGCTCCG